Genomic window (Daucus carota subsp. sativus chromosome 5, DH1 v3.0, whole genome shotgun sequence):
GGTTCTAACAATGTTCTTTACTACTCGCATGACAATTGCTGCTGCTCTTGCATCTAGTCCAGAAGTTGGCTCATCCATGAATAATATGGATGGATTTGAAACAAGCTCTACTGCTATGGTCAATCGTTTTCTCTGTTCAAATGATATCCCACTTACACCAGGAATCCCAACTATTGAATCTTGAATATCTTCGAGTTCAATCATTTGAAGAACCTCAGTGACAAACTCCTGTAAGTAAAGTAGTCATTATagtatatacaagataattatGCATTGTGTAGACTTCAGAAACAATAAACATGTTCTGCATGTGCAAAGAGCATACTCTCGTTAATGTTAATAATTTCTCTACTGGAAATtagcatatattttatatatataataattatatatctgcgtgtgtgtgtgtataggctcatgatcaaatggaaaccactcttaaaataaaaactagaaaccagtttccccaccactatttataactacgggtatcactaatttatactgcactaatcactgtttttatacagtatgtaaacatcgatttttattatcaaaattgagaaaatctacttatctacactattgataatcgattatagatgatcaatttcatccgtaggaactaggaaggttcttgacggtaggaagccgcaagagaagttgtatgatgatggtaagtagtcgttagttttgtaagttatgatggaaagtgtatgtgactattaatgatgatagacaatggtggcaagtcatggaaacgtctggtaatggtggtaagaggtccattattatgatttgagtgaagatgatggtcatatacgttgcatatatgtgtatatatatatttatatccgcgagatatgctatatataaattaggggaaaattaaattgcaggtccctgaactattgacgttttattgtctaggtccctgaactaaagattccgtatttcaggtcactcaacttttttgttttctgatctaagtccttccgtcaaaaagattctaacggtgttaaatagggttcttgagtttcatacagatcaaagcaattttgaaggtgttagtgatatccaaattcaaagttcaagtagtcaaattgaagcttgagtcgctggcgacactcatatgacagcaattttcaaaaattatgttcaatttaaaattttataaatttaggtcactaaattcaataaagaaccctaaatttatggtccaatttggggttttttttaaattaaatctaatttgtgaaaattgttGTCATATAAGTGTCGCTAGTGATTCAAGGTTCAATTTGACTATTTGAACTTTGAgtttggatatcactaacaccttcaaaattgatttgatctgtatgaaactcaagaaccctagttaacaccgttagaatctttttgacggaaggacttagatcagaaaatagaaaagttaagtgacctaAAATATggaatctttagttcagggacctagacaataaaacgtcaatagttcaaggacttataaattaatttgcccATTTAAATTTGAATCATATTTTAGACCGCTGGTAGATTAATACGAGGGCAAAACTGCCCCATAGTTGGAGTTGCCTGCATCATCTTTACTCTACTTTTTCTGAATCCACTATAATCGTTTTTTTCCAAAGGGTAACATTTTATGACAATTTGCATGATGCAAACCAACATCAAAAGAAATATTACCGACCCTTCAAGTTTGAACTTTATGTCACAGTCCATGTATACAGTCTCCCCTAATCCAAAGTGTTCCATTAATATCAACACAAGAGAAAGAACTGAAGTGATGCTTTGCTTACTTGCAAACAAGGATGAGTATGAACCATAAATTTTCTTGGTTCATCAAGGAATAAGACAATCTAGCAGTAATGCTTATCCCTTGTGCTGAAATATACTCAGCTTCAATTTCATCCCCATTCCATGTAGTCAACAAAAAATTCACTCGTAACCGAGTATAAAGGCACAACACCCAATGGTAAATGCTTATCTCTATTCCCTGGTGCTGGAATCGACTTGGCTTCAACCACTCCATTCATGAGTGTTCACGACCAAAATACGGTTTTCCATTACAAAATATTCTGTTTTCCTTCTTTGGCTAGGCTTAGTGTATAACAATCTACGCATACTTGCAGATGCCAAGACAGTAAAACTTTACCACTTCAAGCATCAGTACCAGAACTTGAATTACTTTCACTCTCTGCAATGGTAATTGTGATGGGTTGCCATCCAGGCTCAGTATGCGTAATCCATCTCTTCAAagttattatcatatttaatatCTGTAATACCTCACCCAGTGAAAGATCTTTCAAACATAATGTTTTCAGAATCAAACCTGCTTGATACCTGTTTTGCAGATTGATTAAAGCAATTATTCACAATGTACAAATTTCAAACTTAAAACACACAAAAGACGAGTACAGAAGTTACCTGCACTCAGAAGCCATCATTGCTGAATGACCAGCTGAGGAACATAAAAACTTCTGAATCCCATCCCACGTAGCTTTGGAATACTGATACTGGTTGCCACCACTAGTGTCCACACATTCCCACAGTCTCTCAATCCGACCTACATACAGAGACACTGCCCCCTGACTTTGTTTCACTATCATCTGGTGCTCAACTGCAAAATTTATAGCCTTCTCGACATCGATATTACGGAACTTCAACTCACCATAACGAATACAGTCCTTTATGTTTGCTTCCGAGGGTATTAGCTTTTCCAGCTTCAGATGGTGCAAAGCAAGTAAAACGACACCTATAAGGCCTTCTATGTAGTCAGAAGGCTTTCGGCACTGTGGAGCTTTGCCCATGCTATTGTCCAATTTGCTCTTGGAAATTGATGATATTTTAGATGGAACCTCAGAAGTTGGAAAACTGCTAATATCTATCATGTTAAAAGACAGCTGCTGTGTTGGTTGCGAGATACTTGCAGGCATTACAGGCTTATTAACTCCAAAAAATTCATGAGGAGCGCTCATTATCTGTCTCACCGGGGCATTTTCAGGCTGGGCAGTATCAACACTCAAGGCTCTTGTTATAAGAGGCTGATTCTCTGCACCAGCTACTGCAGGACCAATGAATCTATGATTACTTGAGGGTATATTTTCGGAATACGAACCTGCAGTTTTGTTTGATAGAGATGCATCCCGACCTAGACCCTGAGATGCTGCAGAGTGTAGAATATTGCTATTATTACCAAGCTGCAAAAATCCACCAGTGGCCAACGGATATCCTCCGGTAAGAAGGGTTGCCCAGAGCCAAACACTCTCTGCAGCTGCAACGAGTGCAGCAGATGCTCGTGGGGGCTGGGCTAAGAGGATATTATACCTCCGCATTCGCAATTGATGAAGTGCATTAGAAAAATCCCTATCCCCAGAAATAAGTAAATAATTTGCAGGAGCAGGATTGTCGACTGCCCATAACAACATATCAACCAAGATTTTCTTGTCACTAGCATCCTTAACACCTgtgcatatacaaatatatcaagaaaaacaaaaacattCCAAGTCAGGAAACTGAGTATGATATATCCTCAACCAGTGTTGCAATACGCGAAATATCCAATTATGAAGCGCGATTACTCGCACGATTTTTGACAGAAGtgaaattatataaacaattatctgtatttgtacatatatacttttttaaACGTTTGTTCTAAAATTTCAAAACAGAAGAGTACTTTAATATAGTTTTAGCCATAATAATAATTCTTCAACACAGTAAAAATATCACATAAAAGTATCAAATTATAGGTCCATAACTCAGTATATTTAGTAAGTCTAAGAGGGCAGAGCCGAACACAAATTAAAAGTAGTATTTAGAGCTGATATTCAACATTAGCGGTTATAAAGACAAGTAGGGTTTTTTTAGGTTAAGGGCATTTGAGTCTTGCTATTAAcagcatgattttttttttggcactTTTTACAGCGAGTTGTGTGCTTTTTGCGAGTAAGCGCGATTTTATGCCAATTTGAGAATCGCTCATACGCAACTCGCAGAACCTTCGTCTACTCGCAGTGCACAATAATCATGAGTTTTAAAACACTGTCCTTAACCTAATGAGATCTTATCTACCAAGATCAATGAGGTCTACAATAAGACAAAAGTCAATTTGTTGGTATAAAAAGAGTTTACTAGAATATATTAGGTTCTATAGAAACATATTTACACAGAGTCAAATTCATTTCATCTGGTAGTACTTAAGCAATTAACAACTTTGGACAAACTGTTTTTTCAGTTACAACAAGAGGACTTCATATGTATAATTTGTATCATGATGGTGTGAATAATACTAGCAGCATTACAAGCAAAGGCGTCTCAACAACGTAATAAAAGTATAGACATAATTTATTCACCAAAAGAAACTATATGTTttgtcaaattatatatatatataagaggcACTGGAGGAATTGTTTATCGACTGAAGAATGTTGGAAtcatacaaacacacacatgtaCCTCTCTTACATGAAAAGCTATGACTATGTTCCACaaacataacaaaaaatatgattcTGTTCTACTTTGTATGAAGGCCAAAGAAAAACGTATTACTTAAACCATTAGCGTATCTAGTTTGAAAAATTTGTAACATACACATTAACACAATCACGAAAACGAATATATGCTCAACCTGACAAACCCTTCACTAAGCTATGTTGACACCATTGCTTCACACCTAACTGAACAAACTACTGCTCATTACTACAGATGCTGAACCCAATCCCGATTTACAAATGCATctcaatttttgatttataaagaAACAGAAAAATCGCGAGAACAGCACTGGCAAAGATAGTAAGATATtaaccaaaccaaaaaaaaacataacactGTTGCATTCTGAAGCAAACTTACAAAAACACTTACCAAAAAAAACATAACACTGTCGCATTCTGAAGCAAACTTACAAAAACACTAACCAAAAAAAACATAACACTGTCGCATTCTGAAGCACACTTACAAAAACACTAACCAAAACAAACATAagcaatatatacaaataaaatcgTGTCGAGAATAAGCAAAGTTATCCCTATGCAACTAAATAGAGAGACTATTGCCGTATAAACTCGGACAATAACAACTTAAAAGATTTACTAAAACTAGTAAAATACTCATCCAATCAAAAATTAAACCCTAAGCTATCTGCAGagcgagcgagagagagagagagagtaagtaCCAGCAGG
Coding sequences:
- the LOC108221614 gene encoding uncharacterized protein LOC108221614 — translated: MSGDGKTPPAIAGAAKIQYRMAKTSVWWDIENCQVPRGFDVYGIAQNISSALAKMSYCGPISISAYGDILRIPKPVQEALNSTGISLNHVPAGVKDASDKKILVDMLLWAVDNPAPANYLLISGDRDFSNALHQLRMRRYNILLAQPPRASAALVAAAESVWLWATLLTGGYPLATGGFLQLGNNSNILHSAASQGLGRDASLSNKTAGSYSENIPSSNHRFIGPAVAGAENQPLITRALSVDTAQPENAPVRQIMSAPHEFFGVNKPVMPASISQPTQQLSFNMIDISSFPTSEVPSKISSISKSKLDNSMGKAPQCRKPSDYIEGLIGVVLLALHHLKLEKLIPSEANIKDCIRYGELKFRNIDVEKAINFAVEHQMIVKQSQGAVSLYVGRIERLWECVDTSGGNQYQYSKATWDGIQKFLCSSAGHSAMMASECRYQAGLILKTLCLKDLSLGEVLQILNMIITLKRWITHTEPGWQPITITIAESESNSSSGTDA